From the Pseudomonas sp. SORT22 genome, one window contains:
- the arfB gene encoding alternative ribosome rescue aminoacyl-tRNA hydrolase ArfB yields the protein MLQLSNAVQIPDDEIELTAIRAQGAGGQNVNKVSSAVHLRFDTQASSLPAFYKERLLALSDSRITRDGVIIIKAQQYRTQEQNRADALERLRELILSATKVEKARRPTRPTLGSKTRRLDTKSKRGAIKAGRGKIDY from the coding sequence ATGTTGCAGTTATCCAACGCGGTGCAGATCCCGGACGACGAGATCGAGTTGACTGCCATCCGCGCCCAGGGCGCCGGCGGGCAGAACGTCAACAAGGTCTCCAGCGCCGTGCACCTGCGTTTCGACACCCAGGCTTCGTCATTGCCAGCGTTTTACAAGGAGCGTCTGCTGGCGCTGAGCGACAGCCGCATTACCCGTGACGGGGTGATCATCATCAAGGCCCAGCAGTATCGAACCCAGGAGCAGAACCGCGCCGATGCCCTGGAGCGCCTGCGCGAACTGATTCTTTCGGCGACCAAGGTGGAAAAGGCGCGGCGCCCGACCCGGCCGACCCTGGGCTCGAAAACCCGGCGCCTGGACACCAAGAGCAAGCGCGGCGCCATCAAGGCCGGGCGCGGCAAGATCGATTACTGA
- a CDS encoding helix-turn-helix transcriptional regulator, which yields MKNCATTAPKSAESGERLRQERTRLGLRQDDFAQLGGVNRNTQGSYEKGERNPDAAYLAAVAGVGVDVRYVITGVRTIDDGASLNEPEQRLLAQYRSLAIADQEVVHRIVGAMHDAKGSGA from the coding sequence TTGAAAAATTGTGCAACAACTGCACCGAAATCGGCAGAAAGCGGTGAACGATTGCGTCAGGAGCGTACCCGCCTGGGCCTTCGCCAGGATGATTTCGCCCAGCTTGGCGGGGTCAACCGCAATACCCAGGGCAGCTATGAAAAAGGCGAGCGCAACCCGGACGCGGCGTATCTTGCGGCGGTCGCCGGGGTTGGTGTCGATGTGCGCTACGTGATCACCGGCGTGCGCACGATTGATGATGGCGCTTCGTTGAATGAACCGGAACAGCGATTGCTGGCTCAGTACCGATCATTGGCTATCGCTGACCAAGAAGTTGTGCATAGAATTGTCGGGGCCATGCACGACGCGAAGGGTAGTGGCGCATAG
- a CDS encoding DUF1120 domain-containing protein, which produces MNTKPLCTLTALLTFVSAGAHASSTDVNISGTITPAACTPSLSSNGQVDFGNISMPDLTPQPGIPDHSVLAPRSLTFSVTCDRATRFALVATGNRRDSSSIPLPKAFGLGTTSGGEAIGFYSATWPDNGATLDNLPADTLYSEDSGSTWVKVPGSGFEHLGDKPESRLGFALRGQTSPSAAEILNLRLDVAGWLRNDMTHVDEALLDGHMTIELQYL; this is translated from the coding sequence ATGAACACCAAGCCTTTGTGCACCCTGACCGCACTGCTGACCTTTGTCAGTGCTGGCGCCCATGCCAGCAGTACCGACGTCAATATCAGCGGCACCATCACTCCTGCAGCTTGTACGCCGTCGCTCTCCAGCAATGGCCAGGTCGATTTCGGTAACATCAGCATGCCCGATCTCACTCCACAGCCCGGCATCCCCGACCACTCGGTCCTGGCGCCGCGCAGCCTGACCTTCAGCGTCACCTGTGACCGTGCCACCCGCTTTGCCCTGGTAGCCACCGGCAACCGTCGCGACAGCAGCTCGATCCCCCTGCCCAAGGCGTTTGGCCTGGGCACTACCAGCGGCGGTGAGGCCATCGGCTTCTACAGCGCGACCTGGCCCGACAACGGCGCGACCCTCGACAACCTGCCGGCCGACACCCTGTATTCCGAAGACAGCGGCAGCACCTGGGTGAAAGTCCCGGGCAGCGGTTTCGAGCACCTGGGCGACAAGCCCGAGTCGCGCCTGGGCTTTGCCCTGCGCGGGCAGACCAGCCCTAGCGCAGCCGAGATCCTCAACCTGCGCCTGGACGTGGCCGGCTGGCTGCGCAATGACATGACCCATGTCGATGAGGCGCTGCTCGATGGGCACATGACCATCGAGTTGCAGTACCTCTAG
- a CDS encoding DUF1120 domain-containing protein, producing the protein MKKSVLSLAVLMTLATANAMAATTDLTVTGTITPAACTPTLGNGGLVEYGSLALTELEETSTGYRLPVKSLSFSIECSAPAAFALIANDNRRDSSPANAWLFGLGTHQDQAIGHFMMRWNYETLVIDGTQGYTIESIDNGNSWNAVFDGVLYDAGQAPSNLVGFSITSSELGPAPATSVNLTMDVDGGINKGLTLNGAMELDGSATIEIVYL; encoded by the coding sequence GTGAAAAAGTCCGTACTGTCCCTTGCTGTGCTGATGACCCTGGCCACCGCCAATGCCATGGCCGCCACCACCGACCTGACCGTAACCGGCACCATCACCCCCGCCGCCTGTACGCCAACCCTGGGCAATGGCGGCCTGGTCGAATATGGTTCTCTGGCCTTGACCGAGCTTGAAGAAACCTCTACTGGCTACCGACTTCCCGTCAAGTCCTTGAGCTTCTCCATCGAATGCAGCGCGCCGGCCGCCTTTGCGTTGATCGCCAACGACAACCGTCGCGACAGCAGCCCCGCCAACGCCTGGCTGTTCGGGCTTGGCACCCATCAAGACCAGGCGATCGGTCACTTCATGATGAGATGGAACTATGAAACCCTCGTAATTGATGGCACCCAGGGCTACACCATTGAATCTATCGACAACGGCAACTCCTGGAACGCTGTCTTCGACGGCGTCCTGTACGACGCTGGGCAAGCGCCGTCCAATCTGGTGGGCTTCTCCATCACAAGCAGCGAACTGGGGCCCGCCCCGGCAACCAGTGTCAACCTGACAATGGATGTCGATGGCGGCATCAACAAAGGCCTGACCCTGAACGGCGCCATGGAGCTGGACGGTAGCGCGACCATCGAAATCGTCTACCTCTGA
- a CDS encoding DUF1120 domain-containing protein, with protein sequence MKTSVLTLAVFIGVVSANTFAATTDLTVTGTITPAACSPTLGNGGVIDYGAVSLTDLEGDSTNYRLPVKTLSLAINCDAATTFALMTRDNRLDTLDPREYTFGLGMHQDQSIGSYMMTWEFENTLVDGEQGFNFYSTDGGQSWAGMGDDRGSLSNASRAPLTRTGFNSSLSHRLEPIRNVNVMMDVQGFIRKSLVVNGSIPIDGSATIEVVYL encoded by the coding sequence GTGAAAACTTCCGTACTGACCCTTGCTGTATTCATAGGCGTGGTGAGCGCCAACACCTTCGCCGCCACCACCGACTTGACTGTCACCGGCACCATCACTCCAGCCGCCTGTTCGCCAACCCTGGGCAATGGCGGCGTGATCGACTACGGCGCGGTGTCCCTGACCGATCTGGAGGGCGATTCGACCAATTACAGGCTGCCGGTCAAGACCCTGAGCCTTGCAATCAACTGCGACGCCGCAACCACTTTTGCCCTGATGACCCGCGACAATCGCCTCGACACCCTAGACCCACGGGAGTACACCTTCGGACTGGGCATGCACCAGGACCAAAGCATCGGCTCATACATGATGACCTGGGAGTTTGAAAACACTCTGGTCGATGGTGAACAAGGGTTCAATTTCTATTCAACCGATGGCGGCCAGTCCTGGGCCGGCATGGGAGACGACCGAGGAAGCCTGAGCAATGCCAGTCGAGCGCCGTTAACTCGAACCGGATTCAACTCAAGCTTAAGTCATCGCCTTGAACCTATCAGGAACGTCAACGTGATGATGGACGTCCAGGGTTTCATCAGGAAGAGCCTGGTAGTAAACGGCAGCATCCCCATCGACGGCAGCGCGACCATCGAAGTCGTCTACCTCTGA
- a CDS encoding fimbria/pilus chaperone family protein, with the protein MTIACKSFAGSLLPAIFICTLPLMQAHADGMVPRTSVVIVEEARANGSDFVVTNTDPHAALLAVFIENPSEDTDNLLVVQPTVARVEAGKEQQVIFHYVGKEPLQTQRLRRVIFEGIRETAPGDPGAMRVNFGVRQNLPVILHPKGLARNSEPWKGLTWRIDGKQLRVENNTPYVVRLAQELKLLPGQHALDLGRTYLLANQTITLDLPDAAAAANTVRFQPATVYGFAVDPYEARIL; encoded by the coding sequence ATGACTATTGCGTGCAAATCCTTTGCTGGCAGCCTGCTGCCTGCGATTTTCATCTGCACCCTACCCCTGATGCAGGCACACGCCGACGGTATGGTGCCCAGAACCTCGGTGGTGATCGTTGAGGAAGCCCGCGCCAATGGCAGCGACTTCGTGGTCACCAACACCGATCCGCATGCCGCCCTGCTGGCGGTGTTCATTGAAAACCCGAGCGAAGACACCGACAACCTGCTGGTGGTCCAGCCCACCGTGGCGCGGGTCGAAGCCGGCAAAGAACAACAGGTGATCTTCCACTATGTAGGCAAGGAACCGCTGCAGACCCAACGCCTGCGCCGGGTGATCTTCGAAGGCATCCGCGAAACCGCCCCGGGCGATCCCGGGGCCATGCGGGTCAACTTCGGCGTGCGCCAGAACCTGCCGGTGATCCTCCACCCCAAGGGCCTGGCACGCAACAGCGAACCGTGGAAAGGCCTGACCTGGCGCATCGACGGCAAGCAACTGCGGGTGGAGAACAACACCCCCTACGTGGTGCGCCTGGCCCAGGAGCTGAAACTGTTGCCCGGCCAGCACGCCCTGGACCTTGGCCGCACCTACCTGCTGGCCAATCAAACCATCACCCTCGACTTGCCTGATGCCGCCGCTGCGGCCAACACCGTGCGCTTTCAGCCGGCCACGGTCTATGGCTTTGCGGTCGATCCATACGAGGCACGCATCCTGTGA
- a CDS encoding fimbria/pilus outer membrane usher protein: protein MKVINNAIGKPRPREQLILGLCLTLLGLETFKPARAANEASAPGHSVFDQEVLRQRGIDPRLAALFGRQTRFPPGRQQINLSVNGRDRGTTQARFSEDGSLCVDNPLLAFAGLRQPAEWSTTLDAQEQPADPDCLALATAFPQAQVELQPGQHQVRLFVPDQALLDERQLSDDYSQGGIAGLLNYDIFSSFNRYDGQSSRYAAANTELGLNLDNWILRSRQVHSRFDGKMRSEMLDTYVQRSFAQHRSLFQAGEISLVNPVLNGAQIIGAQLTPEYGLLSQLDNASVQGIANSQARVEVHQNGALLYSTVVQPGPFTLTNIPRITSRSDLEVTVIETNGEQRRFRVPASLAASARPQSGYSVGAGVVRSHGHGSDDPAVVSLGQSGALGNTSVISSGLILAQGYRSLGASLGTALTPQLSTEVFAIGAQASSLDQQGAQLGGQLNWQMHEQWSSLVAANHRSRGYRELLDSTYRNNDQFASSYRDQFSTSLRWASRALGSLNLGYTQSTYYEHDSTQRLFLSWGNSYGGVTFSATVEKALGSSDGYNDDAVYFSASIPLDGRRRLRSSVRHNDSSTTSTVAYNEQVSDSLGYRLGAEHRSGDSSTLASAGLSALPRYTQLDLNYSGDGDNSNYNLGLRGGIAVHGAGITPSPYPIRDTFAILSVTDTPGVKASTPSGPVWTDHAGNAVVASLTAYGKSPVEVDTQSLPTHINVDQGAGVLRATRGAVPRLSFRAWSVRRLLLTLLDSSGQPLPSGASVFDDRGRFINLVQPGGLVFIDNSADIGHLIISDHQARECRVTLDPDTGASSDSYYTQAQRTCS from the coding sequence GTGAAGGTCATCAACAATGCCATTGGCAAACCGCGACCACGCGAGCAACTGATACTGGGCCTGTGCCTGACCCTGCTGGGACTTGAGACCTTCAAACCGGCGCGAGCCGCCAATGAAGCCAGCGCGCCCGGGCATAGCGTGTTCGACCAGGAGGTCCTGCGCCAGCGCGGTATCGACCCCAGGCTTGCTGCCCTGTTTGGCCGGCAAACCCGCTTCCCGCCAGGGCGTCAGCAGATCAACCTGAGCGTCAACGGCCGCGACAGGGGCACTACCCAGGCGCGCTTCAGCGAGGATGGCAGCCTGTGCGTCGATAATCCCTTGCTGGCCTTCGCCGGGCTGCGCCAACCCGCCGAGTGGTCCACCACCCTGGATGCCCAGGAGCAGCCTGCCGATCCGGACTGCCTGGCCCTGGCCACGGCCTTCCCCCAGGCTCAGGTCGAACTGCAGCCCGGTCAGCACCAGGTGCGACTGTTCGTACCGGACCAGGCGCTGCTGGACGAGCGGCAATTGTCCGACGACTACAGCCAGGGCGGCATTGCCGGGTTGTTGAACTACGACATTTTCAGCTCGTTCAACCGCTACGATGGCCAGTCCAGCCGCTATGCCGCGGCCAATACCGAACTGGGCCTGAACCTGGACAACTGGATCCTGCGCAGCCGCCAGGTGCACAGCCGCTTCGATGGCAAGATGCGCAGCGAAATGCTCGACACCTATGTGCAACGCAGCTTCGCCCAGCACCGCAGCCTGTTCCAGGCCGGCGAGATCAGCCTGGTCAACCCGGTGCTCAACGGCGCGCAGATCATTGGCGCGCAGCTCACGCCGGAGTATGGCCTGCTCTCGCAGCTGGATAACGCCAGCGTGCAGGGCATCGCCAACAGCCAGGCGCGGGTCGAGGTGCACCAGAACGGCGCCTTGCTGTACAGCACTGTGGTACAGCCCGGGCCCTTCACCCTCACCAACATCCCGCGCATCACCTCGCGTTCGGACCTGGAAGTGACGGTGATCGAAACCAATGGCGAGCAACGGCGCTTTCGCGTACCGGCCAGCCTCGCCGCCAGCGCCCGCCCGCAAAGTGGCTACAGCGTCGGCGCCGGCGTGGTGCGCAGCCATGGCCATGGCAGCGACGACCCGGCGGTGGTGAGCCTGGGCCAGAGCGGCGCGCTGGGCAATACCTCGGTCATCAGCAGCGGCCTGATCCTCGCCCAGGGCTATCGCAGCCTTGGCGCCAGCCTCGGCACCGCGCTCACGCCGCAGCTCAGCACCGAGGTGTTTGCCATCGGCGCGCAAGCCAGCAGCCTCGACCAGCAGGGCGCACAACTGGGCGGCCAGCTCAACTGGCAAATGCACGAGCAATGGAGCAGCCTGGTGGCCGCCAACCACCGCAGCCGCGGCTACCGCGAACTGCTCGACAGCACCTACCGCAACAATGATCAGTTCGCCTCCAGCTACCGCGACCAGTTCAGCACCAGCCTGCGCTGGGCCAGCCGCGCCCTGGGCAGCCTCAACCTGGGGTACACGCAAAGCACCTACTACGAGCACGACAGCACGCAACGGCTGTTTTTGTCCTGGGGCAACAGCTACGGCGGCGTCACATTCTCGGCGACGGTGGAAAAAGCCCTGGGCAGCAGCGACGGCTACAACGACGACGCCGTGTATTTCAGCGCCAGCATCCCCCTGGATGGTCGCCGGCGTCTGCGCAGCAGCGTGCGCCACAACGACAGCAGTACCACCAGCACGGTGGCTTACAACGAGCAGGTCAGTGACAGCCTTGGCTATCGCCTGGGTGCCGAACATCGTTCCGGCGATTCCAGCACCCTGGCCAGCGCCGGCCTTTCGGCATTACCTCGCTACACCCAGCTGGACCTGAACTACAGCGGCGACGGCGACAACAGCAACTACAACCTCGGCCTGCGCGGTGGCATAGCCGTGCATGGTGCCGGGATCACCCCCTCGCCCTACCCGATCCGCGATACCTTCGCGATCCTCTCGGTCACCGACACCCCCGGAGTCAAGGCCAGCACCCCGAGCGGCCCGGTGTGGACCGATCATGCCGGCAACGCGGTGGTGGCCTCGCTCACCGCCTATGGCAAAAGCCCGGTCGAGGTCGACACCCAGAGCCTGCCGACCCACATCAACGTCGACCAGGGCGCCGGCGTGCTGCGCGCCACTCGCGGCGCGGTGCCGCGCCTGAGTTTCCGCGCCTGGAGTGTCCGTCGGCTGCTGCTGACCCTGCTCGACAGCAGCGGCCAGCCATTGCCCAGCGGCGCGTCGGTGTTCGACGACCGTGGGCGCTTCATCAACCTGGTGCAACCGGGCGGGCTGGTGTTCATCGACAACAGCGCCGACATCGGCCACCTGATCATCAGCGACCACCAGGCCCGCGAATGCCGCGTCACCCTCGACCCGGATACCGGCGCCAGCAGCGACAGCTACTACACCCAGGCTCAACGCACCTGCAGTTGA
- a CDS encoding DUF1120 domain-containing protein, with protein MNTRYKPQLAMLLLFGLPLTAFANECRLQITPTPLDYGTLDRSRLQPGSPGLALPEKSAQLALSCSESTDLSVFYTANALDGERFELAAGGHYRIRAADAVVDGERVDLARIEQTGAVPGPASASLGWQPRSGMVPVRAGKAVQGRSLNLTLVFEAELSAKAFEVRESTSLRSSGQFAAPASGSTAELALQWQIQPAACTPLLSQGGVVDYGKISLQSLNSDKRTRLPTRQLNLSIQCDSPARYALLMQDNRDGTAVVDSLNFYGLGRDASENKIGLYEVQIDPLHISADQLPAVYLTQSTRGTGWSTAGSTSKALTTTTLLGFNDVENNSNGPIAIRHLSTPINIMPVIAATSELDNRQDIHLDGSATIEIIYL; from the coding sequence ATGAACACCCGGTACAAACCCCAGCTTGCAATGCTCCTGCTCTTCGGCCTGCCGCTGACAGCCTTCGCCAATGAATGCCGATTACAGATCACCCCGACGCCGCTGGACTATGGCACCCTCGACCGCAGCCGCCTGCAGCCCGGCAGCCCAGGCCTGGCACTGCCGGAGAAATCCGCGCAGTTGGCCCTGAGCTGCAGCGAAAGCACCGACCTGAGTGTGTTCTATACAGCCAATGCCCTGGACGGCGAGCGCTTCGAACTCGCCGCTGGCGGGCACTACCGAATACGTGCCGCCGATGCCGTGGTCGACGGCGAACGCGTTGACCTGGCCCGGATCGAACAAACCGGCGCCGTGCCGGGCCCGGCCAGCGCCTCGCTGGGCTGGCAGCCGCGTAGCGGCATGGTCCCGGTCCGGGCCGGCAAAGCCGTGCAAGGCCGCAGCCTGAATCTGACCCTGGTGTTCGAAGCCGAGCTGTCTGCCAAGGCTTTCGAAGTGCGCGAGTCGACCTCATTGCGCAGCAGCGGGCAGTTCGCTGCCCCGGCCTCCGGCAGCACTGCCGAACTGGCTCTGCAATGGCAGATCCAGCCAGCGGCCTGCACGCCATTGCTGTCCCAGGGCGGGGTGGTGGACTACGGCAAGATCAGCCTGCAGAGCCTTAACAGCGACAAGCGCACGCGCCTGCCCACGCGCCAGCTGAACCTGTCGATCCAGTGCGACAGCCCGGCGCGCTATGCCCTGCTGATGCAGGACAACCGCGACGGCACGGCGGTGGTCGATTCGCTGAATTTCTACGGTTTGGGCCGCGATGCCAGCGAGAACAAAATCGGCCTGTACGAGGTGCAGATCGACCCGTTGCACATCAGCGCCGACCAGTTGCCGGCGGTGTACCTCACCCAGTCGACCCGCGGCACCGGCTGGAGCACCGCAGGCAGCACCAGCAAAGCGCTGACCACCACCACCCTGCTCGGCTTCAATGATGTCGAGAACAACAGCAACGGCCCGATCGCCATCCGCCACTTGAGCACGCCAATCAACATCATGCCGGTGATCGCCGCCACCAGCGAGCTGGACAACCGCCAGGACATCCACCTCGACGGCTCGGCGACGATCGAGATCATCTACCTGTAA